In Streptomyces sp. NBC_01551, one DNA window encodes the following:
- a CDS encoding shikimate kinase, whose product MSGGPLIVLVGPMGVGKSTVGALLAERLGVPFLDTDQDVVHRTGRSVAEIITEDGEPRFRELEHEAVARAAAGFDGVLALGGGAVGHPGSRALLAGLPVVFLDVDVAEAMRRIGLDTGRPLLASDPVRRWQELQDERRALYLEVARFVVRTDGRTPEQVAGTVAGAMGVDTERGVTA is encoded by the coding sequence ATGAGCGGCGGCCCGCTGATCGTCCTGGTCGGACCGATGGGCGTCGGCAAGTCCACGGTGGGCGCGCTGCTCGCCGAGCGGCTCGGCGTCCCCTTCCTCGACACCGACCAGGACGTGGTGCACCGCACCGGCCGCTCGGTCGCGGAGATCATCACCGAGGACGGCGAACCGCGCTTCCGCGAGCTGGAGCACGAGGCGGTGGCCCGCGCCGCCGCCGGCTTCGACGGGGTCCTCGCGCTCGGCGGCGGCGCCGTCGGGCACCCGGGCAGCCGCGCCCTGCTGGCCGGGCTCCCGGTGGTCTTCCTCGACGTGGACGTCGCGGAGGCCATGCGGCGGATCGGCCTGGACACCGGCCGCCCACTGCTGGCGAGCGACCCGGTGCGGCGCTGGCAGGAGCTCCAGGACGAGCGCCGCGCCCTGTACCTGGAGGTCGCGCGGTTCGTCGTACGGACGGACGGCCGCACCCCCGAGCAGGTCGCGGGGACGGTCGCCGGGGCCATGGGAGTGGACACCGAGCGAGGAGTGACGGCATGA
- the aroC gene encoding chorismate synthase, whose protein sequence is MSRLRWLTAGESHGPALVAVLEGLPAGVPVTTELVADHLARRRLGYGRGARMKFEQDVVTFQGGVRHGLSLGSPIAVTVGNSEWPKWEKVMSADPVDPSELKETGRNAPLTRPRPGHADLAGMQKYGFDEARPILERASARETAARVALGAIARSFLKEVAGVEIVSHVVELAAAKAPYGVYPTPADVEKLDADPVRCLDPDASKAMVAEIDQAHKDGDTLGGVVEVLAYGLPVGLGSHVHWDRRLDARLAAALMGIQAIKGVEVGDGFELARVPGSQAHDEIVATDEGIKRTSGRSGGTEGGLTTGELLRVRAAMKPIATVPKALATVDVATGEAAAAHHQRSDVCAVPAAGIVAEAMVALVLADAVIEKFGGDSVAETRRNVRSYLDHLRIR, encoded by the coding sequence CTGAGCAGGTTGCGTTGGCTGACCGCCGGAGAGTCCCACGGGCCGGCCCTGGTCGCCGTCCTCGAAGGGCTTCCGGCCGGGGTCCCGGTCACCACGGAGCTGGTGGCCGACCACCTGGCCCGGCGCCGGCTCGGCTATGGCCGCGGTGCCCGGATGAAGTTCGAGCAGGACGTCGTCACCTTCCAGGGCGGGGTGCGGCACGGGCTCTCCCTCGGCTCCCCCATCGCGGTCACCGTGGGCAACAGCGAGTGGCCGAAGTGGGAGAAGGTCATGTCGGCCGATCCCGTGGACCCCTCGGAGCTGAAGGAGACCGGCCGAAACGCGCCGCTGACCCGGCCGCGCCCCGGTCACGCCGACCTGGCGGGCATGCAGAAGTACGGCTTCGACGAGGCCCGCCCGATCCTGGAGCGCGCCAGCGCCCGCGAGACGGCCGCGCGCGTCGCCCTCGGCGCGATCGCCCGGTCGTTCCTGAAGGAGGTCGCCGGCGTCGAGATCGTCTCGCACGTGGTCGAACTGGCCGCCGCCAAGGCCCCGTACGGCGTCTACCCGACCCCCGCCGATGTGGAGAAGCTGGATGCGGACCCGGTGCGCTGCCTGGACCCGGACGCGTCGAAGGCGATGGTCGCGGAGATCGACCAGGCCCACAAGGACGGCGACACCCTGGGCGGCGTGGTGGAGGTGCTGGCGTACGGACTTCCCGTCGGCCTCGGCTCGCACGTCCACTGGGACCGACGGCTGGACGCCCGGCTGGCCGCTGCGCTGATGGGCATCCAGGCGATCAAGGGCGTCGAGGTCGGCGACGGCTTCGAGCTGGCCCGCGTACCGGGTTCGCAGGCGCACGACGAGATCGTCGCGACGGACGAGGGCATCAAGCGCACCTCCGGCCGCTCTGGTGGCACCGAGGGCGGACTCACCACGGGCGAACTGCTGCGCGTGCGCGCCGCGATGAAGCCGATCGCCACCGTCCCCAAGGCCCTCGCCACGGTCGACGTGGCGACCGGCGAGGCGGCGGCCGCGCACCACCAGCGCTCCGACGTGTGCGCCGTCCCGGCCGCCGGCATCGTCGCCGAGGCCATGGTGGCCCTGGTCCTCGCGGACGCCGTGATCGAGAAGTTCGGCGGCGACTCGGTCGCCGAGACCCGCCGCAACGTCCGGTCCTACCTCGACCACCTGCGCATCCGATGA